The following coding sequences lie in one Arachis stenosperma cultivar V10309 chromosome 5, arast.V10309.gnm1.PFL2, whole genome shotgun sequence genomic window:
- the LOC130983044 gene encoding uncharacterized protein LOC130983044 — translation MSLRIKAVVDKFVQELKEALDADIQDRIMKEREMQSYIEEREREVAEREAAWKAELSRREAEIARQEARLKMERDNLEKEKSVLMGTASNQDNQDGALEITVSGEKYRCLRFSKAKK, via the exons ATGTCTCTTCGTATAAAGGCTGTGGTAGATAAGTTTGTTCAAGAGTTGAAAGAAGCATTAGATGCTGATATTCAAGATAGGATCATGAAGGAGAGAGAGATGCAAAGTTATATTGAAGAGCGTGAGCGTGAAGTAGCGGAGCGTGAAGCTGCATGGAAGGCTGAACTTTCTCGTCGTGAG GCAGAGATTGCGCGTCAAGAGGCAAGACTGAAGATGGAAAGAGACAACCTTGAGAAAGAAAAAAGTGTCTTAATGGGAACTGCCTCAAATCAAGATAACCAAGATGGAGCTCTTGAAATTACAGTGAGCGGCGAAAAGTACCGATGCCTTAGATTCTCCAAGGCAAAGAAATGA
- the LOC130983043 gene encoding gluconokinase-like isoform X2 — MLGKEMKYKYLDADDFHSESNKEKMGKGIPLTDEDRMPWLESLRDATKEHIVNGNGVILGCSALKKQYRETLRSSDPDYKLGSYETSAVSFVLLEAPAEVLSVRLKKRAAEGTHYMPASLLQSQLDLLKIDESEGILRVDATLSPQSIVKTIIISIFQFQDSFHSSQC; from the exons ATGCTGGGAAAAGAGATGAAATATAAGTATCTTGATGCTGATGATTTTCATTCTGAATCAAACAAAG AAAAGATGGGCAAGGGAATCCCACTCACTGATGAAGACAGGATGCCATGGCTTGAATCACTAAGAGATGCCACAAAAGAACACATAGTTAACGGAAATGGTGTGATTCTTGGGTGTTCTGCATTGAAGAAGCAATATAGAGAAACATTAAGATCAAGTGACCCTGATTACAAATTGGGAAGTTATGAAACAAGTGCTGTTAGCTTTGTACTGTTGGAAGCTCCTGCTGAGGTGCTAAGTGTTCGATTAAAAAAAAGAGCTGCGGAAGGGACACATTACATGCCGGCATCTCTTTTGCAATCTCAGTTGGATTTGCTTAAGATTGATGAATCTGAGGGAATACTTAGGGTTGATGCCACTTTAAGTCCTCAATCCATTGTCAAAACCATTATTATAAGCATTTTCCAATTTCAGGACTCTTTTCATTCATCACAATGTTGA
- the LOC130983043 gene encoding gluconokinase-like isoform X1, translating into MPSSDREVPTLDMAPKKKGEVIVIMGVSGAGKTTVGQMLGKEMKYKYLDADDFHSESNKEKMGKGIPLTDEDRMPWLESLRDATKEHIVNGNGVILGCSALKKQYRETLRSSDPDYKLGSYETSAVSFVLLEAPAEVLSVRLKKRAAEGTHYMPASLLQSQLDLLKIDESEGILRVDATLSPQSIVKTIIISIFQFQDSFHSSQC; encoded by the exons ATGCCTTCATCAGACAGAGAGGTACCTACATTAGATATGGCTCCAAAGAAAAAAG GTGAAGTTATCGTAATCATGGGTGTCAGCGGTGCCGGAAAAAC CACAGTAGGACAGATGCTGGGAAAAGAGATGAAATATAAGTATCTTGATGCTGATGATTTTCATTCTGAATCAAACAAAG AAAAGATGGGCAAGGGAATCCCACTCACTGATGAAGACAGGATGCCATGGCTTGAATCACTAAGAGATGCCACAAAAGAACACATAGTTAACGGAAATGGTGTGATTCTTGGGTGTTCTGCATTGAAGAAGCAATATAGAGAAACATTAAGATCAAGTGACCCTGATTACAAATTGGGAAGTTATGAAACAAGTGCTGTTAGCTTTGTACTGTTGGAAGCTCCTGCTGAGGTGCTAAGTGTTCGATTAAAAAAAAGAGCTGCGGAAGGGACACATTACATGCCGGCATCTCTTTTGCAATCTCAGTTGGATTTGCTTAAGATTGATGAATCTGAGGGAATACTTAGGGTTGATGCCACTTTAAGTCCTCAATCCATTGTCAAAACCATTATTATAAGCATTTTCCAATTTCAGGACTCTTTTCATTCATCACAATGTTGA